A region from the Halosolutus gelatinilyticus genome encodes:
- a CDS encoding universal stress protein, with protein sequence MYRVLMPVDTSEERALSQARYVTSLPDASESVEVHVLFVFTDEGGDLPREFEQFKSASRIGSVRRATEYLEENDVDTTVREDSGDTAADILDRAEDLDVDAIVLGGRKRSPVGKAVFGSVTQSVVLNTDRPVVVAGGESS encoded by the coding sequence ATGTACCGCGTTCTGATGCCCGTCGACACCAGCGAGGAGCGTGCGCTCTCGCAGGCGCGCTACGTTACGTCGCTACCCGACGCGAGCGAATCGGTCGAGGTCCACGTGCTGTTCGTCTTCACGGACGAGGGAGGGGACCTCCCCAGGGAGTTCGAACAGTTCAAATCCGCGTCGCGGATCGGCTCCGTCCGACGCGCCACGGAGTATCTCGAGGAGAACGACGTCGATACCACGGTCCGCGAGGACAGCGGCGACACGGCCGCGGACATCCTCGACCGCGCCGAGGACCTCGACGTCGACGCGATCGTCCTCGGCGGCCGAAAGCGATCGCCGGTGGGGAAGGCGGTCTTCGGCAGCGTCACCCAGTCTGTCGTCCTCAACACCGATCGACCGGTGGTCGTGGCGGGCGGCGAGTCGTCCTGA